ctgcatttcgagccctggtatgaattttttttttatcagcaaACTTATGTAAGAACGGCTTTGCCGATTCACACAATTTGCcagttattttttttgttcattaacgtaaaagaaataacagacaatcgttaaataaaaataataataaaaatctagaGTCCATGCCTAGAATTAACTCTCAGAAAATTGATTTGACAAGTTTTAATCTTAAGTAGTGGTTTAAGCCATAAATGActccaaaataattttgttacatacatacatacatacatacattacttACATACTCTATTGCTCTGCTGATAATAATTCCAGACAAGAAATTCCAAATTAGGAGAACACTACCACAAACCtatcaacacaaaaacaaataataaagctACATGATGAATCATATGGGATGAGGGCCTTCCATCATTGGGCAAGTATGAGGCGAGGGCCTTCCATCATTGAGCAAGTATGAGGCAGGGCCTTTTATCATTGAGCAAGTATGAGACGAGGGCCTTTTATCATTGGGCAAGTATGAGGTGAGGGCCCTCCATCATTGGGCAAGTATGAGGTGAGGGTCTTCCATCATTGGGCAAGTATGAGGCGAGGGTCTTCCATCATTGGGCAAGTATGAGGCGAGGGCCTTCCATCATTGGGCAAGTATGAGGTGAGGGCCTTCCATCATTGGGCAAGTATGAGGCGAGGGCCTTCCATCACTGGGCAAGTACAAGGCGAGGGCCTTCCATCACTGGGCAAGTACGAGGCGAGGGCCTTCCATCACTGGGCAAGTACGAGGCGAGGGCCTTCCATCATTGGGCAAGTACGAGACGAGGGCCTTTCATCATTGGGCAAGTACGAGGCGAGGGCCTTCCATCATTGATCTAGTATGAggggagggccttccgtcatTGGGCAAGTACGAGGTGAGGGCCTTCCATCATTGGGCAAGTACGAGACGAGGGCCTTTCATCATTGGGCAAGTACGAGGCGAGGGCCTTCCATCATTGATCTAGTATGAGGGGAGGGCCTTCCATCATTGGGCAAGTATGAGGCGAGGGCCTTCCATCATTGATCTAGTATGAGGGGAGGGCCTTCCATCATTGGGCAAGTACGAGGCAAGGGCCTTCCATCATTGGGCAAGTTTGAGGCCATTGCAAACATGTGATTAAGTGAGAGGCTGCACATGTATAAGTTTAACCCATCAGTGATCAGGTTCTTTTTGGAGTTTTAACTAGTACTGGATGGAACAAGTCATGTGTGCCATATGTATAGTTTTAGCCCATATATGTTAAGGTTCTGGTTGGAGTTTTagccagacctgtcaacctttagtcaagagaaagcaggaagtgtgtgttgaaaaaacaggagattttttaaatgcacacaATTTAGCACAAAATTgcaagattttaaaattattacaataaattatatgaacactacataatgtcatatatacttgtcaaccttagatcttggcattaaaaaaaattaattaaaacaaaaatatatatatatatactcttcaaaaaaagaaacgcaaaagggtacaaatgggttataactccgattttatgtttcctaccggttcatgctttgtgaatataaggtcattgcatgtcccaaacacattcccacggttacattcgataaaacgcagctactgtacaataaagttccaaaatgtgaatattcgcaaaaacgcagccacgtgcaaaccatgtcaccactgcacgtgcgttgtctgcacgtgcaacatgaacaccgacagtataaaagtgcagggtgttcgcttgcctggcctctgtatctggccgacagttgacaatccaggacatgccacgtctcagtgaaccgcagagaaacaatgccatcggccgactagatgcaggcgaatccagaacggccgttgccagggcattccatgtgtccccaagcaccatctccagactgtgggaccgttaccagcaacatggatcaacacgtgacctccctagatccggtcgaccacgggtcactacccccgggcaggaccgctacatccgggtacgccaccttcgggaacgattgactactgccacctatacagccgcagcaataccaggtttgcgcaggatatccgaccagacggTACGGAACcacctacgtgaggtaggaattcgtgccagacgtccagttcgaggtgtcatcttaacaccacaacaccgtcgactccgactgcagtggtgccagattcatcgacaatggcctcaactgcgatggagacaggtgtggttcagtgacgagtcccgatttctgctccgacgtcatgatggaagatgtcgcgtgtataggcatcgtggtgaacgttatgcggcaaactgcgtgcaggaagtggacagattcggcgggggtagtgtcatggtgtgggcagccatctcacacactggcagaactgacctggtccacgtgcagggcaacctgaatgcacagggctacattgaccagatcctccggccacacatcgttccagttatggccaacgccaacgcagtgttccaacatgacaacgccaggcctcacacagcacgtctcacaacggctttcctacagaacaacaacattaatgtccttccttggccatcgatatcaccggatttgaacccaattgagcatctatgggacgagttggaccgacgcctccgacagcgacaaccacagccccagaccctgcccgagctggcagcagccttgcaggccgagtgggccaccatcccccgggacgtcatctgtactctggttgcttcaatgggcaggtggtgccaggcagttgtcaacacacgcggaggccacacccggtattgactccagatgaccttgaccttggtggtgtgtcctatcacttactcacaatggactagagtgaattgtgaacaatcctgcaacatttggtaattatcggactcaccattcaataattaaatcaattctccaaatgttacgacaatgtggttttgcgtttcttcttttgaagagtatatatacattatattattctctttttttttttttttaagtttaaattttatgatgatttaatacatatttttaaaaataactcttttATCCATAAATGTTAAGAACACAAgacatttaaacattaattagtatatttacggtattacacttacagattacattacatcatcatttgtggTTTGTGTATCGaaatcgtgtgaaatatactggaattatacccatttttgtgagtaactttatgtcaaacacaactcCATCTGTGTTTttagggttgacaggtctggtttTAGCTACTACTGGATGGAACAAGCCAAGCTTTATGCTATGCTATATTGAAAAAGGGTGGAAAACAGATATTGATCAAACACAGTCTGCTGTAACCCCCAAAAAGACATTTATACCTCAAAACCTATAGTTCATTCCATCCTCctacatattttttattctaaataatttcaattttgtttgatctaagaagaaaagtaaaagtgttttgggcGAAacatgcagtaataaactctggattgtatactagttgtttttttcatcttgaaacaaattttatataaaattttatattgaaattagtttctggcctacttcgtaattcacccgaatcatttttgtataccctcggcataatcccgaatgttttcaaatcactagcatgattttgcaagtaaggttttgattagtcgaatgaaaggttaactggacatgagctcaaacggggtgctgttagatccacaggtactagtaattaaccagtggagctaattttaattagattgatttaaTGTCATCTATGgaacaattttcatttcaaattcacAGAAAATTTGCACATCTTCATCTTTACGAATGAGCTTAAGACTGTTCATAGGTCATTCATGAATACAAATTTGGTATTTTGATTTTCCTGTCTCTACACAAATTTTTGATTCATcagcagtaaaaaaaattaaagaaatcaAAGCCAGGTTATTTACATGTGCTGGCCATGTGCTTAAAAAGTATTGGTCACAAGTTGAACAATGTGTGTCAagatttttattaatcaattggttaatgtgtgtatgtaacaGTCGGTAGTATTAGTACACTATAGAACATAATAGTGTTCAATTTGCGTCTCATATTCATTATCGGCTTCACAAGTAATTGAATTCATATATTCCCAGGTATAATCACTGTTGTCTAAGTTGCTTATAGTGATGGTAGCCATGGTAACATGGTTTGCTGAGAATCTTTCTACACTGATGTTGTCATCATCAGTCTTGGTGAGATCATTCTCAAACCCATTTTTGATGACTCTGAGGTTTGGAGTTGGAATACCTCTTGCTCCACACTTAAATGTCAGACTCTGAAATACataatgtgtatattatttgcATTATAGCTATCATTTCTGCTATCTTTTCACATAccggtgtaatagcccaaaatatacccctgcccggggtataaactggactagcccagaatatacccagaatagtctgtatttcaatgtccagaggggtttttttttcatcataatttatatattttgggctagagAATATCGAAATATCTCCTAAAATGACTAATCtgtgatagttttatttttatgaaagcaatagttgcttttcttttaaagcgtttattattattatttattatttattttataaaaatgagagttagggttaggggtataaaacaggctagcccactttaaccccgggtatagtttggcggggggtatattttgggctgttacaccggtatgtataatttaaaacagaaaattcaAGAGTGATCTTAAATAGATTTGTAAGCTACATGTATCTTATCCTAAATCATCAAAATCCTCTATCAAAAACTATCCCATTTTACTTCAGTCACATTTTAAAGACTcttgtgctggggtatcattaaacattgattgattcattcaattcattcattcatttatttttaagaaatgCACATGTGTTTGGTGGTGGTTGCAATCTTCAGAAGAATTAGACAGCAATATCTGTTTTATGAGAATctagcacattttaaagtatgacTAGCAGGTGGTCTAGAGAGTGAAAAGAGAAACTATGTGTTACAAATTATCTTTctaaacaattataaaaatatatcagtcaggggtgcagaaagtacctGCCCGCTTGCTAAATGCAAGTGAAAATTCTGACTgatgagttaaaaaatgcaactaacAGTCCGGCGGGTGATCTGTTGGGGTTTCtgacaaaattttatttatttattttattttaaatatatatatatatttttgcattGAATCGGCAACTCCGTGTCAGCTATGTcagaattccaaaccattcaaacaaacagTTCAGAATGATGACGAAATACAAAATGGTACATGTACCATACTGCCAATAGACTACTTCAGAGTTCCGAACTGCACAAACAGAACCATACCAAAATGGCCCAAACAAAAACGGAACCAAATTGGATAAAATGGAACCTAGCGTTGGCTTAAACGGAAgcacaaaattaaatgtatggCTAAAACGGCATTAAAGACAtgcaatatttacattattctacatttaataatgatggattacatccaatagccaatgattaataaatcaatgtgctctagtggtgttgttaaacaaaacaaactttaactttagaaaacaaaacaaaatctaaatcTTGTACAACTACAATTAAGTGATGAAGCATTGCCAATACAGTGTTGAAATTGGAAATGGTGGATCTCAACAGAATTTAgtttcatttttattacataGTAGACATAGGAATGTgcgataaacaaaaaaaacgtatTGCTTGTATTAACAATGCCTttgtaagttaaagtttgaaCAAGTGTTTAATAAATGAGATCAAAACACtgcattttttaaagtaaaacaaaatattaaattaatccAGTACAGATTATATTAAAGATTAAACTATTTTACTAAatcacaaaacatattattatttttggattGCTATGTAAGTTATctagaataatgaaaaaaacccatgcaCAGTCACCGTTTTAGTTTGGTTGACAATTCCAGAAGTGTTCAGAATTCTGATGTGCTCTCTCATTGTGAGTGTTACTTGGGTGGAAGCTGCTACTGGTGTCCCAGTTAAACACTGGTACTCGCCTTCTTTGTCAAGAGTCATATTTTCAACAAGGAAgaatgaatgatgaaaataACCCACAGTCTTCTGGATTGCTGGGAACTCTGGGTTGAGACCATCTTGATTGACCAGCTGGATAGGATCTGGATCTGTCCTGGTGTCAACAGCTGTGCATGTAATAACACATTTGTCATGTTTTTGACATCCACAGAGTGATTTTTCTTTGTTTGgaacaaaaccaacaaacctGTCTGGAAATGGTCCTGTGTCCTCTGCTTGTTTTAGTATTATGCCACGGAATTCACTAACATATGTTATTAAACTGTCTTTTACTGACCATGTAGCtacaaagaaatataaaattcctCCAGCATCAAGTTTTCCTGTGTCAATTTTATACAGGTATGTGATACTAGTATTTGTATCGGACTTGATCAATTTTTCCACTGAAATAGAATTTTTTTACTTTCATCTTTATATTGTGTTATTACAACCACTGATTGTGGGGTAGAAGATTGGTTTGTTGTAATAAAATACCACTGGGGATCTTGAATTCTGTAATCTGATTCATCTGCTTCACCAGCCAATGATACTGTGACATTAAATGTTAGGATATCACCAACTGTGTAAGATACCTCTTTTCCATCTGTGATTACTTCCATCTCTACTGGTGGCACTTGTTGTTCCATCGAAACAGTTCTATTATTTTCTGGTAAAATCAGATCGAGAGAAATGTAATCCAGTTCAGTTTGGAAAGAAACCATTATGCCAAATTTTTGTGTCTTGGAAGTCAAAAGGGTTGTTTTCCCATGCTTTCCATCAAATTCATTTGTTATGACATCAGTTTTGGTTGCTGCAAAAGTAAAGTCCATAATATGCATATTTGAAGAAAATTATTATGGTTATTTCTACGGTTTAGTATGCATAGTAATCAGGGTGTTAGTTATGTTTCGAAGTTGGAGCCTGCTAGTAGGTGACCATATTAAGCACATTCTTAAAAAAGTACTTACTCAGTAATGTAATATTCTCCCATCCCtggctatgcaagacagactcATTCCATGATGTCAAcccatacagaataaatctgtcttgtatAGCCTATAACGTCATTGCTTTAACgttgttggtaatatatgacatcatattaatgcAAGTTGGTTTTAGAtcgatattttattaataaaaactatcttattaatttgtagtgttaaattatatttaacacattaaaCAGACGtgacaaatatgatagtgtagtttatttatgataaaattgtCAGATAAAGCAGTTtatttttcagccatctttgtttgtataaagtaatggtttatttatctaATGGATaggagaaaaagactccattaTATGCAGTTATGTggaatagaaaaagtacaccctcggttGTGAAAATTTTGACCTTGGGACTTGACAAGCCTCATCCCCggttgaaatttccaccaccttgggtgtactttttcttttccacatgaccacatatgattgAGTCTATTAGTATATAATGTAACTGACAtatttgtatgattttttttaagcaACTAGGACAACCAGCAAACCAAGTTAGGTTGTGCCCACATTATGAAACATTAATTCAGTACAACTGGAAAATTCACTAGCACACTTGAAATACTACCTTCTGTTAAATGTAATACACTTTGATAACCATGTTTAAGGTTAAACATCACCATTAATTattccatgcagttcaatacaatttataAGTCAAAATAtagtctgtgaaaaatacagctgttgagagggtcatgtgacagGGCCCTACATGGCGAGTAAATGGCCCCTATACTGACCACCatctcgtgttgctgttatacaagtggcaccatacctgttgcacagttgttatcactTAGTACTACATATCACAAGTTACCTCAAACCAATGGATTATTGAAATACCACAGAGGTCAACTTACATTGATTTcga
The sequence above is drawn from the Gigantopelta aegis isolate Gae_Host chromosome 6, Gae_host_genome, whole genome shotgun sequence genome and encodes:
- the LOC121375017 gene encoding uncharacterized protein LOC121375017, producing the protein MCNMSLLFCSVCIILFAVCSSHAEDSVELSGQSHDALVEKYNKIIQNLKEKNQKLEQITEGLRTLCSSFNDLPKEQEIVTHVDSSPTEHSITLQAKTTRAETTADSILFVVEYESPSEPLVLWSQETTMYHYEDIMSTKTDVITNEFDGKHGKTTLLTSKTQKFGIMVSFQTELDYISLDLILPENNRTVSMEQQVPPVEMEVITDGKEVSYTVGDILTFNVTVSLAGEADESDYRIQDPQWYFITTNQSSTPQSVVVITQYKDESKKILFQWKN